A genomic window from Streptomyces broussonetiae includes:
- the mftA gene encoding mycofactocin precursor MftA (Mycofactocin is a small molecule electron carrier derived from the final two amino acids, Val-Tyr, of MftA, the mycofactocin precursor. It plays a role in redox homeostasis and the metabolism of alcohols and aldehydes in Actinobacteria, including Mycobacterium tuberculosis.) produces the protein MTDNSQTSTADRLPAEDDQLIEEDLLVEDVSIDGMCGVY, from the coding sequence ATGACCGACAACTCACAGACCTCGACCGCTGACCGTCTCCCCGCCGAGGACGACCAACTGATCGAGGAGGACCTGCTTGTCGAGGACGTGTCGATCGACGGCATGTGCGGCGTGTACTGA
- the mftB gene encoding mycofactocin biosynthesis chaperone MftB (MftB, a small protein, is a peptide chaperone that assists the radical SAM enzyme MftC in performing two modifications to the C-terminal Val-Tyr dipeptide of the mycofactocin precursor peptide, MftA. MftB's role is analogous to the role of PqqD in the biosynthesis of PQQ, a cofactor that derives entirely from a Tyr and a Glu in the precursor PqqA.), producing MPTHRNGSERFDLEAAWAVHPQVAVRPEPFGALLYHFGTRQLSFLKDRRLLTVVQELAHRPSAAEACRVAGVDPAESGRYRDALAQLAKSRMITERTGPPSRGDAHLQGEDAR from the coding sequence ATGCCCACGCACAGGAACGGGTCCGAGCGGTTCGACCTGGAGGCGGCCTGGGCCGTGCACCCCCAGGTCGCCGTTCGTCCGGAGCCCTTCGGGGCGCTGCTCTACCACTTCGGCACCCGGCAACTGTCCTTCCTCAAGGACCGCCGGCTGCTCACCGTCGTACAGGAACTGGCCCACCGCCCGAGTGCGGCGGAAGCCTGCCGGGTGGCAGGCGTCGACCCCGCCGAGTCGGGGCGCTACCGCGACGCGCTGGCGCAGCTTGCGAAGTCCCGGATGATCACCGAGCGCACCGGTCCGCCGAGCCGCGGTGACGCTCATCTGCAAGGAGAGGACGCGCGATGA
- the mftD gene encoding pre-mycofactocin synthase MftD (MftD, an enzyme found in the mycofactocin biosynthesis locus, performs an oxidative deamination of 3-amino-5-[(p-hydroxyphenyl)methyl]-4,4-dimethyl-2-pyrrolidinone (AHDP). The resulting compound, now called pre-mycofactocin (PMFT), is a biologically active redox cofactor that can oxidize the non-exchangeable NADH of TIGR03971 family SDR-type oxidoreductases.) has translation MPNAWFETVAEAQRRAKRRLPASVYGALLAGSERGTTYQDNMAAFAEAGFAPHVADLPAKRDQATTVLGQSISLPVIISPTGVQAVHPNGEVAVARAAAARGTAMGLSSFASKPVEEVVAANPQTFFQMYWMGGKDSMIAQVERAREAGAKGLIVTLDWSFSHGRDWGSPHIPERLDLKAMARFAPEGITHPRWLLAFARTRRLPDLTTPNVAAVGEQAPTFFGAYGEWMQTPPPTWDDVRWMREQWGGPFLVKGIIRVDDAKRAVDAGAQAVSVSNHGGNNLDSTPATIRALPAIADAVGGQIEVLLDGGVRRGSDVVKALALGARAVMIGRAYLWGLAAGGQAGVENVLDILRGGIDSALLGLGRSSIHDLTPDDVVLPDGFARVLGAPRPAQAP, from the coding sequence ATGCCCAACGCATGGTTCGAAACCGTCGCCGAGGCGCAGCGTCGAGCAAAGCGACGACTGCCGGCATCCGTCTACGGCGCCCTGCTCGCCGGTTCCGAGCGCGGCACGACCTACCAGGACAACATGGCCGCCTTCGCCGAGGCCGGCTTCGCGCCGCACGTCGCGGATCTGCCGGCCAAGCGTGACCAGGCCACGACCGTCCTGGGCCAGTCGATCTCCCTTCCGGTGATCATCTCCCCGACCGGAGTGCAGGCCGTGCACCCCAATGGGGAGGTGGCCGTGGCCCGCGCCGCGGCAGCCCGAGGCACGGCGATGGGACTGAGCTCCTTTGCCAGCAAGCCCGTCGAGGAGGTCGTCGCGGCCAATCCGCAGACGTTCTTCCAGATGTACTGGATGGGCGGCAAGGACTCCATGATCGCCCAGGTGGAGCGTGCCCGGGAGGCCGGCGCCAAGGGCCTGATCGTGACCCTGGACTGGTCGTTCTCGCACGGCCGGGACTGGGGCAGCCCCCACATCCCCGAGCGCCTCGACCTCAAGGCAATGGCGCGCTTCGCGCCGGAGGGAATCACCCACCCGCGCTGGCTGCTCGCGTTCGCCCGGACCCGGCGGCTGCCCGACCTGACCACCCCGAACGTCGCCGCCGTCGGCGAGCAGGCCCCGACGTTCTTCGGCGCCTACGGCGAATGGATGCAGACACCCCCTCCCACCTGGGACGACGTGCGGTGGATGCGCGAGCAGTGGGGCGGCCCGTTCCTCGTCAAGGGCATCATCCGCGTCGACGACGCCAAGCGCGCCGTGGACGCCGGCGCCCAGGCCGTCTCGGTCTCCAACCACGGCGGCAACAACCTTGACAGCACCCCTGCGACCATCCGTGCCCTGCCCGCCATCGCCGACGCCGTGGGCGGCCAAATCGAAGTACTCCTCGACGGCGGAGTGCGTCGGGGCAGCGACGTGGTCAAGGCCCTGGCACTCGGCGCTCGCGCCGTGATGATCGGGCGGGCGTACCTGTGGGGCCTGGCCGCGGGTGGCCAGGCCGGCGTGGAGAACGTGCTCGACATCCTGCGCGGCGGCATCGACTCCGCGCTCCTCGGACTCGGGCGCTCCTCCATCCACGACCTCACACCCGACGACGTGGTGCTCCCCGACGGCTTCGCCCGCGTCCTCGGGGCACCGCGCCCGGCCCAGGCCCCCTGA
- the mftF gene encoding mycofactocin biosynthesis glycosyltransferase MftF (Members of this protein family, MftF, are glycosyltransferases, members of PF00535 (glycosyl transferase family 2). The encoding gene is found as part of the mycofactocin cassette, in Mycobacterium tuberculosis, many other Actinobacteria, and occasional members of other lineages. Mycofactocin itself, a putative redox carrier, is a heavily modified derivative of the C-terminal Val-Tyr dipeptide of the mycofactocin precursor MftA (TIGR03969).), with product MIDVPPLPAVFRLRPDPGLRLLRDGRVLLGGSPYRLMRLTARAVPVVSAWLDGKPVGEGRATGLLARRLVQAGMMHPVPPSEAPRPSVTVVVPVRDRAGHLARCLAGLSGGPEVIVVDDASADPGAVADVVRAAGARLVRRPVNGGPAAARNTGLAHATTELVAFVDSDCLPTRAWADALLPHFADPAVAAVAPRIVAEGAGRGFLAAYECARSALDMGPRESLVRPGSHVPYVPSAALVVRRTAVGRGFDETMRVGEDVDLVWRLAADGHHVRYDPSATVAHRHRTRPHQWLAQRIQYGTSAAPLAARHPGTLPATSMAGWSALAWGLALARRPLAGALVTAGTTGLLARRLAAWSDRPWATAARLSGGGTLLAGEQLGRAVTRTWWPLALPLAAAVPRLRLPLAAAALLPPLLEHRRSRPGLPVLPWTVTRLADDLAYSLGVWKGCIRERTTEPLRPRLWWLSADGVTPPSGRTGG from the coding sequence GTGATCGACGTTCCCCCACTCCCCGCGGTCTTCCGGCTGCGCCCCGACCCCGGACTGCGTCTGCTGCGGGACGGGCGGGTCCTGTTGGGAGGCTCCCCGTACCGGCTGATGCGGCTGACGGCGCGCGCCGTGCCAGTCGTGAGCGCGTGGCTCGACGGGAAGCCGGTCGGGGAAGGGCGAGCGACCGGACTGCTGGCCCGTCGATTGGTCCAGGCAGGCATGATGCACCCCGTACCGCCGTCCGAGGCACCGCGCCCGTCCGTGACGGTCGTGGTACCGGTCCGGGACCGGGCCGGGCACCTCGCCCGCTGTCTGGCCGGCCTGAGCGGCGGACCGGAGGTGATCGTCGTGGACGACGCCTCGGCCGACCCCGGCGCGGTTGCGGACGTCGTGCGGGCGGCCGGCGCCAGGCTGGTCCGTCGCCCTGTGAACGGGGGCCCGGCGGCCGCGCGGAACACCGGACTCGCCCACGCCACCACCGAATTGGTGGCCTTCGTGGATTCCGACTGCCTGCCGACCCGCGCATGGGCCGACGCCTTGCTGCCGCACTTCGCGGACCCCGCCGTGGCCGCGGTGGCGCCGCGCATCGTGGCAGAGGGAGCGGGACGTGGCTTCCTCGCGGCCTACGAATGTGCGCGCTCGGCCTTGGACATGGGGCCCAGGGAGTCACTCGTACGACCCGGCTCGCACGTGCCCTATGTGCCCAGCGCCGCGTTGGTGGTGCGGCGCACCGCCGTGGGCCGGGGCTTCGACGAGACGATGCGCGTCGGGGAGGACGTTGACCTGGTGTGGCGGCTCGCGGCCGACGGTCACCACGTCCGCTACGACCCCTCCGCCACCGTGGCCCACCGGCACCGGACGCGTCCGCACCAGTGGCTGGCCCAGCGCATCCAGTACGGCACCTCCGCCGCACCGCTGGCCGCCCGGCACCCGGGCACGCTCCCGGCCACGTCGATGGCCGGCTGGAGCGCGCTCGCCTGGGGACTCGCCCTGGCACGACGGCCGCTCGCAGGTGCCCTGGTCACGGCGGGAACGACCGGACTGCTGGCGCGCAGACTCGCGGCCTGGTCGGATCGACCGTGGGCCACCGCGGCCCGGCTGAGCGGAGGCGGCACGTTGCTGGCAGGCGAACAACTCGGCCGTGCCGTGACGCGCACCTGGTGGCCACTGGCCCTGCCGCTGGCCGCAGCCGTACCCCGGCTGAGGCTCCCGCTGGCCGCAGCCGCCCTTCTGCCCCCGCTCCTGGAACACCGACGGAGCCGCCCCGGACTTCCGGTCCTGCCCTGGACGGTCACCCGCCTCGCCGACGACCTGGCCTACAGCCTCGGTGTCTGGAAGGGCTGCATCCGGGAGCGCACCACCGAGCCGCTCCGTCCGAGACTGTGGTGGCTCTCCGCCGATGGCGTCACGCCTCCGTCGGGACGTACTGGTGGCTGA
- the mftC gene encoding mycofactocin radical SAM maturase (MftC is a radical SAM/SPASM enzyme that catalyzes the first two steps in biosynthesis of the electron carrier mycofactocin from the terminal Val-Tyr dipeptide of the precursor peptide MftA.) yields MTVPSVAPPSPARTGRLVDHFQHGLEAPICLTWELTYACNLACVHCLSSSGRRDPRELTTDECKMVIDELERMQVFYVNIGGGEPTVRPDFWELVDYATAHQVGVKFSTNGVRITPDAARRLAASDYVDVQLSLDGATAEVNDAVRGEGSYATVLQAMENLAAAGFAGFKISVVATRHNIGQLDAFKALADRYGAQLRLTRLRPSGRGADVWDELHPAAAQQRQLYDWLVEHGDEVLTGDSFFHLSAYGEALPGLNLCGAGRVVCLIDPVGEVYACPFAIHDAFRAGNVRDEGGFTRVWRSSSLFQELRQPQTGGACTKCSAFDACRGGCMAAKFFTGLPLDGPDPECVQGHAEAALAGDRSSAPRPSEDHSHRGPVRGQPVLLGLPVRRESRPTRMCDESPLA; encoded by the coding sequence ATGACCGTGCCTTCCGTAGCACCGCCGAGCCCGGCCCGGACGGGCCGCCTCGTGGACCATTTTCAGCACGGCCTCGAAGCGCCGATCTGTCTGACCTGGGAGCTCACCTACGCCTGCAACCTGGCCTGCGTGCACTGCCTGTCCAGCTCCGGTCGGCGCGACCCGCGCGAGCTGACCACCGACGAGTGCAAGATGGTCATCGACGAGCTGGAGCGCATGCAGGTCTTCTATGTCAACATCGGCGGCGGCGAGCCGACCGTGCGCCCGGACTTCTGGGAACTGGTCGACTACGCCACCGCCCACCAGGTGGGCGTCAAGTTCTCCACCAACGGCGTCAGGATCACCCCGGACGCCGCGCGGCGGCTGGCTGCCAGTGACTATGTGGACGTCCAGTTGTCCCTGGACGGGGCGACGGCCGAGGTCAACGACGCCGTACGGGGCGAGGGTTCGTACGCGACGGTGCTGCAGGCCATGGAGAACCTTGCCGCGGCGGGCTTCGCCGGGTTCAAGATCTCGGTCGTGGCCACCCGCCACAACATCGGGCAACTGGACGCGTTCAAGGCACTCGCCGACCGGTACGGGGCACAGTTGCGGCTGACGCGGCTGCGGCCCTCCGGCCGGGGCGCCGACGTGTGGGACGAACTGCACCCCGCAGCAGCGCAGCAACGGCAGCTCTACGACTGGTTGGTCGAGCACGGCGACGAGGTGCTCACCGGGGACTCGTTCTTCCATCTCTCCGCCTACGGCGAGGCGTTGCCCGGGCTGAACCTGTGCGGCGCCGGGCGGGTGGTGTGCCTGATCGACCCGGTCGGTGAGGTGTACGCCTGCCCGTTCGCCATCCACGACGCCTTCCGCGCCGGAAACGTCCGCGACGAGGGCGGGTTCACCCGGGTATGGCGCTCCTCGTCGCTCTTCCAGGAGCTGCGGCAGCCTCAGACGGGTGGCGCCTGCACGAAGTGTTCCGCCTTCGACGCCTGCCGTGGTGGGTGCATGGCCGCCAAGTTCTTCACAGGACTACCGCTCGACGGCCCCGATCCGGAATGCGTCCAGGGACACGCGGAGGCGGCGCTGGCCGGCGACCGGTCGTCCGCTCCCCGGCCCAGCGAGGACCACTCCCACCGGGGGCCGGTGCGCGGGCAGCCCGTCCTTCTCGGCCTGCCGGTTCGGCGGGAGAGCCGGCCCACGCGCATGTGCGACGAAAGTCCTCTGGCCTGA